From the Comamonas odontotermitis genome, one window contains:
- the rplK gene encoding 50S ribosomal protein L11 has protein sequence MAKKIVGFIKLQVPAGKANPSPPIGPALGQRGLNIMEFCKAFNAQTQGVEPGLPLPVVITAFADKSFTFVIKTPPATVLIKKAIKLDKGSSNPLANKVGKITRAQLEEIAKTKLKDMNAADVDAAVRTLAGSARSMGVTVEGL, from the coding sequence ATGGCAAAGAAAATTGTCGGCTTCATCAAGCTGCAAGTACCAGCTGGTAAGGCCAATCCATCGCCACCTATCGGTCCCGCACTGGGTCAGCGTGGTTTGAACATCATGGAATTCTGCAAGGCGTTCAACGCCCAGACCCAAGGTGTTGAACCAGGTCTGCCACTGCCTGTGGTGATCACCGCTTTTGCGGACAAGAGCTTCACCTTCGTGATCAAGACCCCACCTGCAACGGTGCTGATCAAGAAGGCTATCAAGCTGGACAAGGGTTCGTCCAATCCTCTGGCTAACAAGGTTGGTAAGATCACCCGCGCTCAGCTGGAAGAGATCGCCAAGACCAAGCTGAAGGACATGAACGCCGCTGATGTGGACGCAGCTGTGCGTACGCTGGCTGGTTCTGCCCGTTCCATGGGCGTTACGGTGGAGGGCCTCTGA
- the rplA gene encoding 50S ribosomal protein L1 produces MAKLTKKQKALQGKVDTTKLYAFADAVALVKEAATAKFDESIDVAIQLGVDAKKSDQVVRGAVVLPHGTGKTTRVAVFAQGAKAEEAKAAGADVVGMDDLAAEVKAGNMPFDVVIAAPDAMRVVGTLGQILGPRGLMPNPKVGTVTPDVATAVKNAKAGQVQFRVDKAGIVHSTIGRRSFENVKLQGNLAALVDALNKAKPASSKGLYLRKVAVSSTMGVGVRVDAQTIAA; encoded by the coding sequence ATGGCAAAGTTGACCAAGAAGCAAAAAGCCCTGCAAGGCAAGGTGGACACCACCAAGCTGTACGCATTCGCTGATGCAGTCGCTCTCGTCAAGGAAGCTGCGACGGCCAAGTTTGATGAATCCATCGACGTGGCAATTCAGTTGGGCGTGGATGCCAAGAAGTCGGACCAAGTGGTGCGTGGTGCCGTGGTGCTGCCTCACGGTACTGGCAAGACCACTCGCGTTGCCGTGTTTGCACAAGGCGCCAAGGCTGAAGAAGCCAAGGCTGCAGGTGCTGACGTGGTGGGTATGGACGACCTGGCTGCAGAAGTCAAGGCCGGCAACATGCCTTTCGACGTGGTGATCGCTGCTCCTGACGCCATGCGCGTTGTGGGTACCCTGGGTCAGATCCTGGGCCCACGTGGCCTGATGCCAAACCCCAAGGTTGGCACGGTAACCCCTGATGTGGCAACGGCTGTGAAGAACGCCAAGGCTGGTCAGGTGCAGTTCCGCGTTGACAAGGCTGGTATCGTTCACTCGACCATTGGCCGCCGTTCGTTCGAGAACGTCAAGCTGCAAGGCAATCTGGCTGCACTGGTTGATGCTCTGAACAAGGCCAAGCCTGCTTCGAGCAAGGGCCTGTACCTGCGCAAGGTGGCAGTGTCGTCCACGATGGGTGTGGGCGTCCGTGTTGACGCACAAACCATCGCAGCGTAA
- the rplJ gene encoding 50S ribosomal protein L10 → MSLNRSEKEAVINEVTSLAAKAQTLVFAEYRGITVADMTKLRVEARKQGVTLSVLKNTLARRAVAGSSFEVVADQMTGPLIYGFSEDAIAAAKVVADFAKTNDKLVIRGGAFEGKALDANSVKQLASVPSKEVLLAQLCGLLMSPISRTAVVLGALAAKKGEGAEVAAA, encoded by the coding sequence TTGAGTCTGAATCGCAGTGAGAAAGAAGCGGTCATCAATGAAGTGACCAGCCTCGCCGCTAAAGCTCAAACGCTTGTGTTCGCGGAATACCGCGGCATCACGGTCGCTGACATGACGAAGCTGCGTGTGGAAGCACGCAAGCAAGGCGTGACGCTGAGTGTTCTGAAGAACACCCTGGCTCGTCGCGCTGTTGCTGGTAGCAGCTTTGAAGTGGTGGCTGACCAGATGACCGGCCCGCTGATCTACGGTTTCTCTGAAGATGCAATCGCCGCTGCCAAGGTGGTGGCCGATTTCGCGAAGACCAACGACAAGTTGGTGATTCGCGGTGGTGCATTCGAAGGAAAGGCGTTGGACGCTAACAGCGTTAAGCAACTGGCAAGCGTGCCTTCCAAGGAAGTGCTGCTGGCCCAATTGTGTGGCTTGCTCATGTCGCCAATCTCGCGTACCGCCGTTGTGCTGGGCGCGCTGGCGGCCAAAAAGGGCGAAGGCGCCGAAGTTGCTGCAGCTTAA
- the rplL gene encoding 50S ribosomal protein L7/L12: MAFDKDAFLTALDSMTVLELNDLVKAIEEKFGVSAAAMAAPAAGGGGGAAAAEEKTEFNLVLAEAGSNKVGVIKAVREITGLGLKEAKDMVDGAPKVLKEAMPKADAEAAAKKLTEAGAKAELK; the protein is encoded by the coding sequence ATGGCATTCGATAAAGACGCATTCCTGACCGCTCTGGACAGCATGACTGTTCTGGAACTGAACGACCTGGTCAAGGCAATTGAAGAGAAGTTTGGCGTGAGCGCTGCTGCTATGGCCGCTCCTGCTGCTGGTGGTGGTGGCGGTGCTGCTGCTGCTGAAGAAAAGACCGAGTTCAACCTGGTGCTGGCTGAAGCTGGCTCCAACAAGGTTGGCGTGATCAAGGCCGTGCGTGAAATCACCGGTCTGGGTCTGAAGGAAGCCAAGGACATGGTCGACGGCGCTCCTAAGGTTCTGAAGGAAGCTATGCCGAAGGCTGACGCCGAAGCTGCTGCCAAGAAGCTGACCGAAGCTGGTGCAAAGGCCGAACTCAAGTAA